The proteins below are encoded in one region of Mangifera indica cultivar Alphonso chromosome 7, CATAS_Mindica_2.1, whole genome shotgun sequence:
- the LOC123221326 gene encoding uncharacterized protein LOC123221326 codes for MSTVTAAHNHRHVLRLILSCRKITAQVSNTSTSSIVAMASSSHHDFLTRYHSKLNRFPRCHRFWDSTTASRVGDKLAFQLKEIGIESVGIDLQEELSRPPHQLTMVLPLFDSVRRAGVVVDGAEKLRPIGQSPVSLD; via the coding sequence ATGTCGACGGTCACGGCCGCCCACAACCACCGCCACGTCCTCCGTCTGATCCTCTCGTGTCGCAAAATCACGGCGCAAGTGTCCAACACATCGACCTCCTCGATCGTCGCCATGGCCTCGTCGTCCCATCACGACTTTCTCACGCGCTACCACTCCAAACTCAACCGCTTCCCCCGCTGCCACCGCTTCTGGGACTCCACTACCGCATCGCGCGTGGGCGACAAACTCGCCTTTCAGCTAAAAGAAATCGGAATCGAATCCGTTGGTATTGATCTCCAGGAAGAGCTCTCCAGGCCACCGCATCAGTTGACCATGGTCCTGCCGCTATTTGATTCGGTGCGTCGCGCTGGTGTCGTCGTTGATGGAGCTGAGAAGTTGAGACCAATCGGCCAGTCTCCGGTTAGTCTGGACTAG